One Echinicola strongylocentroti DNA window includes the following coding sequences:
- a CDS encoding S8 family serine peptidase, with translation MDNIRKFIAAVSLIILSAAAVKGQDRYAIHYKFKPQATYTLDDPSTFLSEKALDRRERNQVALDSTDLPVAQKYIDAVRDIVINIQYNSKWMNASIVVATDEQIAAIKQLSFVKEDGIELVAKGFYTDNKTPGTNILNYPVNIRILSKTKDEEDYAFQNNLLGMPDMHAEGLTGKGVTIAVFDGGFLNTDKIEGMKHLFDNNQIIATRDFVTPWSENVFRTETHGTAALSLIAANDVNTLVAGAYDANYVLCITEDVASEYRIEEYNWVRAAEYADSLGVDIINSSLGYVSFTDPSMNYEKSDLDGKTAVITQGAFMAGERGILVVNSAGNEGSNTATTISAPADAEGILAVGAVSKDLTKSSFSSVGPTADGRIKPDVVALGRGVRLWQGSNSTSTASGTSFSAPQIAALAAGLWQGRPEWTKDQLIHYILQSSSQHKDPDDQLGYGIPDFELAYYGEILDVVGQPENTTTKIYPNPSDGTELFIQFGNKKECDFTLINKNGQIINQNTLTRTSNEEPYELEINAVHSGLYVVQLQEGVNLERHKVIIQ, from the coding sequence CTGCGGTAAAAGGGCAGGACAGGTATGCGATTCATTATAAATTCAAGCCTCAAGCTACTTATACCTTGGATGATCCTTCAACCTTCCTGAGCGAAAAAGCCCTAGATCGCCGCGAACGAAACCAAGTAGCATTGGACAGTACCGACCTGCCTGTAGCCCAAAAATACATTGACGCCGTTCGGGATATTGTCATCAACATCCAATATAACAGTAAATGGATGAATGCCTCTATAGTGGTGGCGACAGATGAGCAGATAGCAGCTATAAAACAGCTTTCATTCGTAAAGGAAGACGGAATAGAACTGGTGGCCAAAGGGTTCTATACCGATAACAAGACACCTGGTACAAATATCCTTAACTATCCCGTCAACATCCGAATTCTTTCCAAAACCAAGGATGAGGAGGATTATGCCTTTCAGAACAATTTGTTGGGAATGCCGGATATGCATGCTGAAGGGCTTACCGGCAAGGGGGTTACCATTGCAGTTTTTGACGGAGGATTCTTGAACACCGATAAGATCGAGGGAATGAAGCACCTCTTTGACAATAACCAAATCATAGCCACGAGGGACTTTGTGACCCCTTGGTCCGAAAATGTTTTCCGAACAGAAACTCACGGGACTGCGGCATTGTCCCTGATCGCTGCCAATGATGTCAACACCTTGGTCGCAGGGGCGTACGATGCCAATTATGTATTATGCATCACCGAAGACGTGGCCTCTGAATACAGAATTGAAGAATACAATTGGGTAAGAGCTGCCGAATACGCTGATAGCCTAGGGGTGGACATTATCAACAGTTCATTGGGATATGTGAGCTTTACTGATCCTTCCATGAATTATGAAAAATCCGACCTCGACGGTAAAACAGCCGTCATTACCCAAGGTGCTTTTATGGCTGGAGAAAGAGGCATTCTTGTGGTCAATAGTGCTGGCAACGAGGGAAGTAATACAGCAACGACCATTTCGGCACCTGCCGACGCAGAGGGAATCTTGGCAGTGGGAGCAGTGAGCAAGGACCTCACCAAGTCCAGTTTTAGCTCCGTAGGCCCTACTGCTGATGGACGCATCAAACCTGATGTGGTGGCTTTGGGAAGGGGGGTCCGTTTATGGCAAGGCAGTAACTCCACCAGTACCGCCAGTGGCACTTCTTTTTCAGCACCTCAAATAGCCGCTCTCGCAGCTGGCTTATGGCAAGGTAGGCCTGAGTGGACCAAAGACCAACTTATTCATTACATCCTCCAAAGCAGTAGCCAGCACAAAGATCCTGACGATCAGTTAGGGTATGGCATTCCGGATTTTGAGTTGGCCTATTATGGAGAAATATTGGATGTCGTGGGACAACCGGAAAACACCACTACTAAGATCTATCCGAACCCGTCGGATGGAACAGAACTTTTTATCCAATTTGGCAATAAAAAGGAATGTGATTTTACGTTGATCAACAAGAATGGACAAATCATCAATCAAAATACCTTGACACGAACTTCTAATGAAGAACCCTATGAGTTGGAAATTAACGCCGTTCACAGTGGCCTATATGTCGTGCAGCTGCAAGAAGGAGTTAATCTAGAGCGTCATAAGGTAATTATTCAGTAA
- the rpe gene encoding ribulose-phosphate 3-epimerase, which yields MHIQVAPSVLASDFGNLQAAIEMINDSEADSIHIDIMDGVFVPNISFGFPVLEAIKKHAQKPLDVHLMIVNPDHYLSAFKEAGAETITVHMEACPHLHRTIQAIHELGCKAGVAINPHTNVELLRDVIRDLDQVIIMSVNPGFGGQKFIEHTYEKVRNLKAIITSSGSEALIEIDGGVNLDNAYKLIDAGADILVAGSFVFNAEDPAATISQLKEH from the coding sequence ATGCATATTCAAGTAGCCCCGTCGGTGCTGGCCTCGGATTTTGGCAACCTCCAGGCAGCAATAGAGATGATCAATGATTCGGAAGCAGATAGTATCCATATAGACATCATGGATGGTGTGTTTGTACCGAATATATCCTTTGGATTTCCTGTACTGGAAGCCATCAAGAAACACGCCCAGAAACCATTGGATGTCCATCTCATGATCGTCAATCCTGACCACTACCTAAGTGCCTTTAAAGAAGCCGGCGCTGAAACCATCACTGTTCATATGGAGGCCTGTCCGCATTTACACCGAACGATCCAGGCCATTCATGAATTAGGCTGCAAAGCAGGAGTAGCCATCAATCCCCACACGAATGTAGAACTGTTAAGGGATGTCATTCGAGATTTGGACCAAGTGATTATCATGTCAGTAAACCCTGGTTTTGGTGGTCAGAAATTTATCGAACATACTTATGAAAAAGTGAGGAACCTAAAAGCGATCATTACCTCATCAGGATCCGAGGCGCTTATAGAAATCGATGGGGGAGTGAACTTGGACAATGCCTACAAGCTTATCGATGCAGGGGCGGATATCCTGGTAGCGGGGAGTTTTGTGTTTAACGCCGAAGATCCAGCAGCGACCATCTCACAGCTGAAAGAACACTAA
- the gyrA gene encoding DNA gyrase subunit A: protein MAQGENENIIPINIEEEMRGAYIDYSMSVIVSRALPDVRDGMKPVHRRILFGMQELGVLHNKPYKKSARIVGEVLGKYHPHGDSAVYETMVRMAQAWSLRYPLVDPQGNFGSIDGDNAAAMRYTEARLKRIAEELLIDINKETVDFQLNFDDSLKEPVVLPAKIPALLLNGASGIAVGMATNMAPHQLGEVIDGTIAYIENNEITIEELMKHVIAPDFPTGGIIYGYNGVKSAYETGRGRVVMRGKATIETKDSGREMIIINEIPYLVNKASMIEKTAQLIQEKKLEGISAIRDESDRRGMRIVYELKRDAIPNVVLNNLYKQTQLQTSFSINNVALVKGRPYTLNLKELIVHYVNHRHEVVTRRTEYELKEAEKRAHILQGYLIALDNLDEVISLIRNSRDPEAARTGLMEKFELTEIQARAILDMRLHRLTGMEREKIQKEYDELMILIEDLKDILAKEERRMEIIKTELAEIKEKYNDERRTTIEHNAEDFSYEDMIPNEEVIITVSHQGYVKRTALKEYRTQGRGGVGSRGVRTKDDDYTEYIFSASTHNYLLIFTDKGKLFWLKTYAIPEGSKTSKGRPIQNLINIESDDKIRSIIQVTDLSDEDYIQNNFLVMTTKNGVIKKTTLEQYSRPRSNGIIALNIREDDQLLNVELTHGDSHIIIAAKSGRAIHFHESAVRPMGRTATGVKAITLSDEKDEVVGMVCVNREEATLLVVSEKGYGKRSAVEEYRITNRGGKGVKAMNITEKTGSLVAIKSVIDSDDLMIINKSGIIIRTPVDALRIMGRATQGVRLIKLNETDEISSVAKVEKVEEEIEEIQDQTDENQNESNDSEKPKEE, encoded by the coding sequence ATGGCCCAAGGAGAAAACGAGAACATTATACCGATTAACATTGAGGAAGAGATGCGTGGAGCTTACATCGATTATTCGATGTCGGTTATTGTTTCCAGAGCACTTCCAGATGTGAGAGATGGCATGAAGCCAGTTCACCGCAGAATTCTTTTTGGAATGCAGGAACTGGGGGTACTTCATAATAAGCCTTATAAAAAATCAGCGAGGATTGTCGGGGAAGTATTAGGTAAGTACCACCCCCATGGAGATAGTGCAGTGTACGAAACCATGGTACGAATGGCACAAGCATGGTCGTTAAGGTACCCATTGGTGGATCCCCAAGGAAACTTCGGCTCTATCGACGGGGACAATGCTGCCGCCATGCGTTATACCGAAGCGAGGCTAAAAAGAATAGCAGAAGAACTACTGATTGACATTAACAAAGAAACAGTAGATTTCCAGCTGAACTTTGACGATTCCCTCAAAGAACCAGTGGTGCTTCCTGCCAAAATCCCAGCGTTATTGCTGAACGGAGCATCTGGGATCGCAGTAGGTATGGCTACCAACATGGCTCCCCACCAGTTGGGTGAGGTCATTGACGGTACAATAGCCTATATCGAAAACAACGAAATTACCATTGAAGAGTTGATGAAACACGTCATTGCACCTGATTTTCCTACCGGGGGGATCATTTATGGGTACAATGGTGTCAAGTCAGCTTACGAAACCGGGCGTGGCAGAGTGGTCATGCGTGGCAAAGCCACTATAGAGACGAAGGATTCGGGAAGAGAGATGATCATCATCAACGAAATCCCTTACTTGGTCAATAAGGCTAGCATGATCGAAAAAACGGCCCAATTGATCCAAGAGAAGAAACTTGAGGGGATATCTGCCATTCGGGATGAATCTGATCGTAGGGGAATGCGAATCGTCTACGAACTCAAGCGCGATGCTATCCCCAATGTCGTCCTCAACAACCTTTATAAACAAACACAGCTACAGACTTCCTTTAGTATCAACAACGTAGCACTGGTAAAAGGACGTCCCTATACGCTCAACCTAAAAGAGCTCATAGTCCACTATGTGAACCACCGCCATGAGGTGGTGACCAGAAGGACCGAATATGAGCTGAAAGAGGCAGAAAAGCGTGCACACATTCTTCAAGGATACCTGATCGCCCTGGATAACCTTGATGAAGTGATCAGCCTGATCAGAAATTCCAGAGATCCGGAGGCAGCACGTACAGGGTTAATGGAGAAGTTTGAACTGACTGAGATTCAAGCAAGAGCCATACTGGACATGAGGCTTCACCGTCTCACTGGAATGGAGCGTGAAAAGATCCAAAAAGAGTATGACGAACTCATGATCCTTATCGAGGACTTGAAAGATATCCTTGCCAAGGAGGAAAGAAGGATGGAGATCATAAAAACGGAGCTTGCAGAGATCAAGGAGAAGTATAATGATGAGCGAAGGACCACTATAGAGCATAATGCCGAGGACTTCAGCTATGAAGATATGATCCCTAATGAGGAAGTGATCATAACGGTGTCACATCAAGGTTATGTAAAAAGAACAGCACTTAAAGAATACAGGACCCAAGGAAGAGGAGGAGTAGGATCCCGTGGTGTAAGAACAAAAGACGATGATTATACAGAGTACATCTTCTCCGCCTCTACCCACAATTACCTATTGATCTTCACGGACAAGGGCAAACTCTTCTGGCTGAAAACCTATGCCATTCCAGAAGGCAGTAAAACTTCCAAAGGTCGACCTATCCAGAACCTGATCAATATCGAAAGTGACGATAAGATCAGGTCTATCATTCAGGTTACCGATCTCAGCGATGAAGATTATATCCAGAATAACTTCTTGGTAATGACCACCAAAAACGGCGTCATTAAGAAGACCACTCTGGAGCAATATTCTAGGCCTCGGTCAAATGGCATCATAGCCCTAAACATCAGGGAGGATGATCAGCTGCTGAATGTGGAGCTTACTCATGGAGATTCCCACATTATCATTGCCGCCAAATCAGGTAGAGCCATTCACTTCCATGAATCGGCTGTCAGGCCAATGGGCAGGACAGCCACTGGAGTGAAAGCCATCACTTTAAGTGACGAAAAAGACGAGGTTGTTGGCATGGTTTGTGTGAATAGAGAAGAGGCTACTTTGTTGGTAGTTTCTGAAAAAGGATACGGCAAACGTAGTGCTGTTGAAGAATACCGGATCACCAATAGGGGAGGAAAAGGCGTAAAAGCCATGAATATCACCGAAAAAACCGGTAGCTTGGTGGCCATTAAATCTGTCATCGATTCTGATGACCTCATGATCATCAATAAATCAGGAATTATCATCCGAACACCAGTTGATGCATTAAGAATCATGGGACGTGCCACCCAAGGAGTCAGGCTCATTAAGCTGAATGAAACCGACGAAATATCTTCTGTGGCCAAGGTAGAAAAGGTAGAAGAAGAGATCGAGGAAATTCAGGATCAAACAGACGAAAATCAAAACGAATCAAACGATAGCGAAAAACCAAAAGAGGAATAA
- a CDS encoding tetratricopeptide repeat protein produces MKKLILSLALVGVASTVAFGQKKVVRSAEKNLRKGNISEALTDIEAATQDPETGADPETFLIKGKILTIQFGADSSNTEATVDKGRSALDAFRKSLEMDGNDSTSKIGKEIYKEVVPGIPENLQGEGIFKLKTASVDKAISKYEKEDNAMASKFFAIAADIDPKDTSIVFNAGYTANMAEDYDAAKKYLTMLLDVPEYNKLNAYYFLIQIANQQEDDQEEAYRLVKEAREEYPNDKGLSEFEIQLLLQLEKMDEAMASIKQSLEEDPNNAPIRLRYGYLKEQSGDLDGALEEYLKTVEIDPDFFEGNYYAGAVYIDQAREVINEVNNLPDDEWEAKSDSMLAEADDLYKEAMPLFEKAHELKPENTEIMQILFQIHTRLKNEDKAAEYDKKLQELLGPNWLEGGN; encoded by the coding sequence ATGAAGAAATTAATTTTATCATTGGCTTTGGTCGGTGTGGCTTCAACAGTTGCCTTTGGCCAAAAAAAGGTTGTTAGATCAGCTGAGAAGAACCTGAGAAAGGGAAATATTTCAGAGGCATTAACTGACATTGAAGCAGCGACGCAGGATCCAGAAACTGGTGCTGACCCAGAAACGTTTTTAATCAAAGGTAAAATTCTTACCATCCAATTTGGAGCCGATTCCTCCAATACTGAGGCTACAGTGGACAAAGGAAGAAGTGCCCTTGACGCTTTCAGAAAATCCTTGGAGATGGATGGAAATGATTCTACCAGTAAAATCGGTAAGGAAATTTATAAAGAAGTAGTTCCTGGTATTCCTGAAAACCTTCAGGGCGAAGGAATCTTCAAACTGAAAACTGCTTCAGTGGATAAAGCTATCAGTAAATATGAAAAAGAAGATAATGCAATGGCATCCAAGTTCTTTGCTATTGCTGCTGATATCGATCCTAAAGATACTTCCATTGTGTTCAATGCAGGATATACTGCTAATATGGCAGAAGATTATGATGCAGCCAAGAAGTACCTGACCATGTTACTGGACGTGCCAGAGTATAATAAATTAAATGCCTACTACTTCCTCATCCAAATCGCCAACCAGCAGGAGGATGATCAAGAAGAAGCTTACCGTCTGGTAAAAGAAGCACGTGAAGAATATCCTAACGATAAAGGTCTTTCTGAGTTTGAAATTCAGCTGTTGCTACAGTTGGAGAAAATGGACGAGGCCATGGCATCCATTAAGCAATCACTGGAAGAAGATCCAAATAATGCGCCTATCCGTTTAAGGTATGGTTACCTTAAAGAACAATCTGGTGACCTTGATGGTGCGCTGGAAGAATATTTGAAAACAGTAGAGATAGATCCTGATTTCTTCGAAGGTAATTACTATGCAGGCGCAGTTTATATAGACCAAGCCAGAGAAGTAATCAACGAAGTGAATAACCTTCCTGATGATGAGTGGGAAGCAAAATCAGACAGTATGCTTGCAGAGGCGGATGATCTGTATAAAGAAGCGATGCCGCTTTTCGAGAAGGCACATGAACTTAAGCCTGAAAATACAGAAATCATGCAAATTCTTTTTCAGATCCATACCCGTCTGAAAAATGAAGATAAAGCTGCTGAATACGATAAGAAACTCCAAGAACTTCTAGGCCCTAACTGGCTAGAAGGGGGGAATTAA
- a CDS encoding alkaline phosphatase family protein, with the protein MRFLFTAIISITTIIQAMAQVQEQYVLLISLDGYRYDYTERFHPPHIEQFIAQGTAAASMIPSFPSKTFPNHYTIATGMKPGNHGLVDNTFYSPEKEKMYRISDRSVVQDGSWYGGTPIWVLAEQNDVKAASYFFVGSEAAIQGVRPSYYYDYDGTVANSERVDKVLEWLALPSASRPRLITLYFSDMDDTGHKYGPDNDQKLRETILRLDAELGELFEGVRQSGLPVNIIMVSDHGMANVTQDRLIDLEKLLEPFPLDYYNDGALAHLHLNHPNEKYSIKNSLQKLEEHFKVVDPQSKPYYGENISYSTRVGDLLLIPDPGYYLVATSGFIKYQNRAAMFDTKTFGEHGYDPQWKDMHAIFYANGPSIKPGLTIDSFENIHVYPLLCELLGLPIPREVDGEVTVLSDILK; encoded by the coding sequence ATGAGATTTTTATTTACTGCTATCATTTCGATAACCACCATTATTCAAGCAATGGCCCAAGTGCAAGAACAGTATGTTTTGCTAATTTCCTTGGATGGATACCGGTATGATTACACGGAAAGGTTTCATCCACCCCATATCGAACAATTCATTGCGCAAGGAACGGCTGCCGCATCGATGATCCCTTCCTTTCCTTCCAAGACTTTTCCTAATCATTATACCATTGCGACGGGAATGAAACCTGGCAACCATGGATTAGTAGACAATACCTTCTATAGCCCTGAAAAGGAAAAAATGTACCGGATCAGTGACCGTTCGGTGGTGCAAGATGGCAGTTGGTATGGAGGCACTCCCATCTGGGTACTGGCAGAGCAAAACGATGTAAAAGCGGCAAGCTATTTTTTCGTCGGGTCTGAAGCTGCTATCCAAGGGGTAAGGCCCAGTTACTATTACGATTATGACGGCACCGTTGCCAATTCGGAGAGGGTGGATAAGGTCCTGGAATGGCTGGCATTACCGTCAGCAAGTCGGCCTCGTCTGATCACGCTTTACTTTTCGGATATGGATGATACAGGGCATAAATATGGCCCAGACAATGACCAAAAGCTTCGTGAAACCATTCTTAGATTAGACGCTGAACTGGGAGAGCTCTTCGAAGGAGTAAGGCAGTCTGGACTTCCGGTGAATATAATTATGGTATCAGACCATGGTATGGCCAATGTGACCCAAGACCGGTTGATAGATTTGGAAAAACTTCTGGAACCTTTCCCTCTGGACTACTATAACGATGGGGCGCTGGCCCATCTCCATCTCAACCATCCCAATGAAAAGTACAGTATCAAAAATTCACTCCAAAAGCTCGAAGAGCATTTTAAGGTGGTGGATCCACAATCCAAACCGTATTATGGTGAAAACATCAGTTATTCTACTAGGGTGGGGGATTTACTGTTGATTCCTGACCCCGGTTATTACCTAGTCGCTACATCAGGCTTTATCAAATACCAAAATCGAGCAGCAATGTTTGACACCAAAACCTTTGGAGAGCACGGTTATGATCCCCAATGGAAAGATATGCATGCCATTTTTTATGCCAATGGACCAAGCATTAAACCCGGTCTAACCATTGACTCTTTTGAAAATATTCATGTATATCCATTGCTTTGTGAGTTATTAGGGCTTCCCATTCCAAGGGAGGTTGATGGGGAAGTTACGGTTTTGTCAGATATTTTAAAATAA
- a CDS encoding RNA polymerase sigma-70 factor: protein MRSLIDCAESDLIVALRQGDLTAFNELYFRYVNHLLSFAQSYLKDFTEAEEIVQETFIKIWENRKQLDSSKNFKSYLFISVRNSILNRIRNRHRNLRLDEVPEEAVLTESKAIYNLVYQELENTAMGLIEDLPEVQQRVFKLSRLEGMSNDQIATKLNLSKRTIEHHIYLATKYLKKQLVKDPTVSLSLLISLLV from the coding sequence ATGAGATCATTAATTGATTGTGCAGAAAGTGATTTGATTGTCGCTCTCAGACAAGGAGACCTTACTGCTTTCAATGAATTGTATTTTCGCTATGTGAATCACCTATTGTCTTTTGCGCAGTCTTATCTTAAGGATTTTACTGAAGCAGAGGAAATTGTCCAAGAGACTTTTATAAAAATATGGGAAAATCGGAAGCAGTTAGACTCTTCCAAGAATTTTAAATCTTACCTTTTTATTTCTGTAAGAAATTCAATTTTAAACCGTATTCGGAACCGACATAGAAACTTGAGGCTAGATGAAGTACCAGAAGAAGCTGTTCTCACCGAAAGTAAAGCAATTTATAACTTAGTTTATCAAGAACTTGAAAACACCGCCATGGGATTGATAGAGGATCTTCCTGAAGTCCAACAGAGGGTGTTTAAACTTAGTAGACTAGAAGGAATGTCCAATGATCAAATAGCAACGAAGCTAAATTTATCAAAAAGAACTATCGAACATCACATCTACTTGGCTACCAAATACCTGAAAAAACAACTGGTAAAAGATCCAACAGTCAGTTTATCTTTACTGATAAGTCTATTGGTTTAA
- a CDS encoding FecR family protein → MNKSFIHKLLNDKLTDTDRVKIHRWLSRTDSDKELKRILKEDWLFFEENNEKIDKKGEPHLHILNKIHGQIDKQKLSTKNRSIWHITKAVAASFLFILSAFFLYKEVVGPSKTDTVEQHAISNIVKSTGPGEKLAITLPDNSTVILNSNSILTIPKDFGRKDRVLGLEGEAYFEVASNPLKPFKVRSGKLTTTALGTAFNVFSRAEKLEVSLTEGMVKVASQKGNVTLSPGQNAKIHPSSNQKITIGVFDKSKVTSWKEGKISFENKTLKEIFLLLEKWYGVHITVKELDESLRVSGTFDNENLKSILTGLSFSLDFKFMIENKEVLINQ, encoded by the coding sequence GTGAATAAATCTTTCATACATAAACTTTTAAATGACAAGTTAACCGATACGGATCGGGTCAAAATTCATAGATGGCTATCTAGGACAGATTCAGACAAAGAACTAAAAAGGATTTTAAAAGAGGATTGGCTTTTTTTCGAAGAAAACAATGAGAAAATAGATAAAAAAGGAGAGCCTCACCTTCATATTTTAAACAAAATCCATGGTCAAATTGACAAACAGAAATTATCCACCAAAAACAGGTCTATTTGGCATATAACTAAAGCTGTAGCTGCTTCTTTCCTATTCATCTTAAGTGCATTTTTTCTTTATAAGGAAGTGGTAGGTCCCTCTAAAACCGATACAGTAGAGCAGCATGCAATATCGAATATTGTAAAATCCACGGGACCAGGAGAAAAACTAGCTATAACCCTCCCAGATAATTCCACAGTCATCCTTAATTCCAATTCTATCTTGACTATTCCAAAAGATTTTGGTCGGAAAGATAGGGTGCTAGGTCTAGAGGGGGAAGCCTATTTTGAAGTAGCAAGTAACCCTCTAAAACCATTTAAGGTCAGATCAGGTAAATTGACCACTACAGCCTTGGGTACAGCTTTTAATGTTTTTTCCAGAGCAGAAAAGCTGGAAGTTTCTTTAACTGAGGGCATGGTAAAGGTGGCTTCACAAAAAGGTAACGTCACCTTATCTCCTGGTCAAAATGCAAAGATCCATCCATCATCCAACCAGAAAATCACTATTGGTGTTTTTGACAAAAGTAAAGTGACATCATGGAAAGAGGGCAAAATCTCTTTTGAAAACAAAACACTTAAAGAAATATTCTTACTGCTGGAAAAATGGTACGGTGTCCATATTACCGTTAAAGAACTAGATGAATCTCTGAGGGTATCCGGAACTTTTGATAATGAAAACCTAAAAAGCATTCTTACAGGCTTATCCTTTTCCCTTGATTTCAAATTTATGATAGAAAATAAAGAAGTACTCATCAACCAATAA